GACATTGGCCGCCTGTCGAAGCGCCGGGTTGGAAGGGTCGAGCACAAGCTCCTTCATGTCATCATGGTCGGCGATCAGGGCCGGCAAGGTCTCATAGCGGCTCAGATGACCGGCCAGGGCCGACGTCGCGAGACGCAGCGCGCTGTTGGCCTGCAGCGAGGCTTCTTCCATGACATTGCGGGTCAAGAACCGATTGCCGACGGTCAGCAGCGCCAGACTTGCCGCAACGAGAACCAGAACAAGCGCCATGATCATGCGTCGGGCAGCAGCCAATCGTCTTGCGGGTGGTACCGTTGCCGTCATCAAATGCACTGTCCTCCTGGCGTGAGGATAACCGCCTGTCCGCCGCATTCCAAGCGGGCTTGAAAACGCGGCCTCCTGGCCGCGAAAAAGCCGCCGGCTTTCAAGGTCCGGCGGCTCTGGATTCTTGCGGCACCTGAACCAGTCACGCCGCGTGGCGTTGCGACTGCGTCGCCGGACGGCCGGCCTCCGGCGCGAGCTTGAACTGATCGATCAGTTGCATGAGTGCATCGGCCTCGTCAGCCAGTTGCCGGGTCGCCGCATTGGTCTCCTCGACCATCGCCGCGTTGCGCTGGGTCATCTGATCCATCTCGTTGACCGAGGAATTCACCTCCGCCAGCGCATTCGACTGGTCGCGGCTTGCCATGGCGATGACCGAGACGCGGTCTGCAACCGTGATGATGTTGGCCGAGATGTCGGCAAGCACAGATCCGGTCTGCTGCACCAGCTTGGCCCCCGAAGAGACTTCCGTGCTCGACTTGTGGATCAGGTCCTTGATCTGCTGGGCGGCACCCGCCGAGCGTTGGGCGAGTTCGCGGACTTCCTGTGCCACGACCGCAAAGCCCTTGCCCGCCTCGCCCGCACGCGCCGCCTCGATGCCGGCGTTGAGCGCAAGCAGGTTGGTCTGGAAGGCGATCTCGTCGATGACGTCAATGATCTGGACGATCTGCCCCGAAGCGTCCTCGATCCTGCCCATCGCGTCGATGGCGCTGGCCACGACGGTGGACGAGGTGTCCGCTCGGCCCTTCGTGTCGGCGACGATGGTGTTTGCTTCTTCGGCCCGTTCGGCAGACGATTTCACCGTGACTGTGATCTCTTCGACGGCAGCCGCTGTCTCTTCCAGTGAGGCGGCCTGCTGTTCGGTGCGCTTGGCCAGTTGGTCGGCCGCAGTGCTCATCTCGGCAGCGTTGCGCTGGATCATGTAGGTGTTCGAGCGGATCTGCCTCATCGTATCCTGCAGATGCTCGAGAGACTGATTGAAGTCGTTGCGCAACTGCTCGAGACGGCCGTGGAACGGCGTATCGATGGTTTCCGAGATATCGCCTTTGGCGAGCCGACCGAGGCCGGTGGCAAGCGCATTGACCGCAAAGTCGATCTGATGGTCGATCTCCTGCTTTTCGAGATCGTTGCGGCGGCGTTCTTCCTCGGCCTGAACCCGCTCGGCTTCGCTGCGGCTCTCGATTTCGATCTTCGACAGGGCATTCTGCTTGAACACGCCAAGCGCACGGGCCATCTCGCCGATCTCGTCGACGCGGGCCTCACCATTGATCTTGGTGTCGAGCACGCCTTCGGCCAGCCGGCGCATGGCACCGGTGATCTGCCCGATCGGGCCCTTGAAGGTAAGCACCAGACCGATGCCGGCAAAGATCGAGATCAGGATGCCGAGCCCCGTCGCTCCGAGGGAGATCGAATTGGCCTCCTGCCGCTCCTGGCCGGCCGAGACCTTCTGCATCTCGGCAAAGGCGGTGAGTTGCTTCCAGATGACGTTGAGTTCGGAAGCAGCCTGCTCGAAGCTCGACTTGCGCTCCTGACTGACCTTCACGAGTTCTGCACTCGCGCCGAGCATTGTGTCGACAGCCGGGCCGAGATCCTTCTTCACCTGCATCAGGATCGGCTGATCGGCGGCGGTCTTGTCGAGTTCTGCAAGGAACTTCTTCACAGCGTTGAACTGCTGCGCAAGCAGCATGCGGTTCTGTTCGGTGGGATCGAGAAGGAAGCGCGCCATCATGATCTGCAGCGCATAGCCTGCTGCCATGACCTGACGACCGTCTTCGATGACGGCCTGGGCCTTGGCCAGCGGCGCGTCGAGTTCCCCGAACTTGATCGTCGCATCCTTCATCTTCTGCTGGGCGGCAAGGCCGAGATAGGCATTCAACTGGGTGAAATTGCGCAGTTTGCCGGCGAGATCCGTCATCACGGCCTCGGACTTGTCATTAGCGGCGACCGCCGCTTTCAATTCGCCGCCGATCTTGTCCAGCGTCTTGGCGGCCGATTGGTTCGCCTTTGGCAGGACAGCAGCCAGCACCTGCTGGCGGGCGATGATTTCATCCACCCGTCCCGCTATGACCGCAAATTTCTCGTCCGGTGTCTTGGCCTTGGTAAAGGCGGAATTGGTTTCGGTCAGGAAAGTGCCAGTGCTGCGGATGCTTTCGGCGTCGCGCAGCATGGTCTTGGCGGACGCATCATCGGCCTGCACCGCACGCTCCATGGTCGCCATGGCAGCGTTCACGCGACCCTGGGCGATGATGACCTGCTTGCTTCCTTGCTGCAGCGTATCGACAAGGCCCGTCTCGCTGGCATGCAGCGTCCAGAGATCGTCGATATGCATGAAGACCTTGTCGATGAGCTTGCCGGCCTCTTCCAGTTCGGCTCGACCATCGGCATCCGGAGCAAGCTGGGCAAGGGTTGCATCGAGGTCACGCCGCTGCTGTTCGAGCCGCCCTGTCAGATCGGCCTTCGCCTCGTCCGTCGTATTGGCGAGGAAGGTGGACATCGAGGCCGAGACATCGCGGAAACCGCTCAGGGACTGAAGCACGCTGTTGGAAATCTCGATCCGCCCCTGCAGCAGGCCCGATGCATAGAGCCCTGTAAAGCCGACGGCGGAAATGCTGATGACAAACGGCAGGATGAAAATCAGGACCTTTGTCTGAATGTTAAAGCGCGACAATACACGATCGATGAACACGAAATGTCTCCTCCAACGCCGACGGTCCGCAAATGGCGGAGCCGAAGCGCCCACGTCTAAATCCTGCTGATCATGGGCAAGGAAGACTAATAGGCGCTTAATGGCGGGCCTCACTGACCCATCCCCCGAGGCAAGGATGAGGGGTAGTACCGGCGGCAAAGCCGATCACCCACCACTGCGCCAGGCGACTTCCGTGTTCCCCAACTGGATCAACGTTTTCCTAGGACCTCTCCCCTATATTTGTCTCGGCCCGGACGACTTTCCTCATCGCTGGAACTCCCCGTCGGAAGCAACAGGGAAGAAGTGCATTGCAGGCAAGCCGTCATCGTTCCAATTCGGGAGGACGCAGAATGAGAACCTTGATCATCGCCGCCGTATTTGTCGCGGCAAACGGCCTTGCTACGGCCTCTGCCGCGGATCTGCGCATGTCATGGTGGGGCAGCGAGGACCGCCATATCGCCACGCAGGAAGCGTTGAAGTTCTGCGGCGACAAATTCGGCCACACGATCGCGCCGGAAATGACCGGCTGGACCGGCCATCAGGAGAAAATCGCCACCCAGCTCGCCGGGCGAACCGAAGCCGACATCATGCAGATCAACTGGCCCTGGCTCCCGATCTTCTCGAAGAGCGGCAACGGCTTTGCCGATCTCAACCAGTTCAAGGACGTCATCGACCTCGGTCAATGGTCGGAGGCCGATCGGAAAAGCGGCAGTGTCGATGGCAAGCTGAATGGCCTGCCGGTGTCCATCACGGGCCGCGTCTTCATGTTCAACAAGGCCACCTATGACAAGGCTGGCCTTGCCATTCCAACCACCTGGGACGACTTGTTCGCCGCAGCCCCTGTCATGAAGCAAAGGCTCGGCCCGGACTACTATCCATTCGAAGGAAACGGCCCCGACGCGCGTCTCATCGTCATTCTGCGCACCACGCAGAAGACCGGCAAGGATTTGATCGACCCGGCCACCCGGCAGGTCGCCTGGACCGTTGAAGAACTGGCAGAAAGCCTCGACTTCTATCAATCCATGGTCGAACAGGGCGTCGTCAAGTCCTGGCAGGACGAGGCTGCCGGAGGCAACGCGCCGCTGCATGAAAACCCCGAATGGGCCAGCGGCAAGATTGCCGGAACATATCAGTGGAGCAGCACATACAGCAAGATCGTCGGCCCGATGCAGGAAGGCCAGCAACTCGTGCCGGTCGAAATGCTGAAGGTCGATGGCGCAACCACGGAAGGCATCTATCGCAAGCCCTCGATGTTGTTTGCCATATCAAAATGCAGCAAGGAGCCGAAAGCGGCCGCCGAGATTATCAACTGCTTGCTGAACGATCCCGAAGCGATCCGTAAACTCGGTGCAACGCGCGGCGTGCCCTCCAGCAAAGTCGCCCTTGAAGTACTGACCAGTGCGGGCACGATCGAGCCGGCGCAGATCGAGGCAAACAAGATTGTCATGCAAAGCACGGGCGTCGACGTCTCCCCGCTGAATGAAAATCCGCGCGTCGCAGAAGCCTTCGACAGCACATTCGAAGCTTTCGCCTATGGCCAGCTCAACGCCGAGACCGCGGCCGCCGGTATTATCGACAGGATCAACGGCATCTTGACGGGCATCTGAGCAACGATCTCGAACGACAGCTCCGCGAAGCTGCAGCTTCGACCGAAAGCAGTCCGTGGGTCCAGAGGGGGGGCACGCGGCCTCAGCGGCTCCGGCCGGCCGCCGGAGGCCCGCCGGAGGCAATTTCACAGGCGCCTGTCAGCTCGCGGCCTTGTGGATGATGTCAGACCCCGCATCCTGACGCATATCCATCCAGGCGAGACTGCCCGTATAACGCCATGCCATCTGGCCCCGTTCGTCGAGCGCAAACAGGCTGAGCCAGCCATTGTCGAACAGCGCCTGCACCTGGGCATGCCGTTTGAGGATGTCGGTGATCGCCTCTTTCGGCGCCTCGACGGCGACCGTCAACCGCAGCGGCTCATGCACGAAATGCTCGCCGTCATGCACTGACTGCCAGGGAAGCCCTGCGCGCATATTTCCGCCATTGCCCTCGACCACGCCGATGCCACCGACGACATTGTGCAGGAGCTTGTTGCCGGCCCCGAAGAGCGACGGCGCGACGCAGGAGCCGAAATATTGCAGGCTGATCCAGCTCGCGACGACGACGGGTGCCGTCAGGATGAGTTCGAGGATCTTGAAGCCCTCGTCCGTCTTCCAGACATAGTCGTGTAGGAAGGCCTGGCCTTCCAGCGATCGACCAGCCGTCCGGGTGCGCGGTGCGGCGATGAAGGCACGGCAGCCGGCAAGCCCGAGTTCGGGCCGCACTTCCGACCAGTCCCGACTGCGCTCGATGACACTGTCGGCTGTCGCCCGTGGCAGCCGCCGTGCCCGCTCCGCGCGCGTCAGGTGGCCAGCCTGGGCCAGCCACTGCCGGATGCGGACAATATCCTCCGGCTGAATGTCGGTCTCAAGGTCTTCCTCGAAAAGCGTCACGGTATCGGTTGTCGTATCATGCAAACCACCGAGGAAGACGGTGTCGGCCGGGATGGTGATTCCGTTGATCGCCAGCGTCTCCCGCACGGCGCGGTCGTTCAGAAGATCAGCCAGCAGACGCGCGTTGACGTCACCCGCATAACCGCCGCAGGCGCCGCAGTGAAGTGCGCTGGCATAGGGGTTGTTGACCACATTCGCCCCATGACCGGAGATCAGCACGAAGCGGCCGAAACCTTCCGTCAGCGACATGGCCTTCAGCACCGTTTCGGCGATGACGACACGCGTGTCGAGATCAAGGCTGGGCGCAAGGCGAGGCTTGGCGGCATCCGGGCCTTTGCCCTTGTGAAGGCCGAGACCGTCGCGGATCAGCTTGCCGGCATAGACCGGCCCCATCGCTTCGACAAAGGCGAAGGAGGAAACGGCGGCCAGCTTGAACCGTCCCCAGGCGCGGGTGGCGCGGGCGCTGAACCGCGCCTGCTGATCGGCATCGCCGTCGTGATCTACCGCGCTGCAGCTGAAGACGGAGGGCTTCAGGAGAACCGGCAGACGATGCTCGGAGACGTCGGAGGCAAAGCCTTTGTGGCTTGCGCCGAGACCAAAGAAGCCGGCGAAGCCGAGCGTCCTGACACCCGGATCAACGCTTTCGAGCGATCGGCGAAAGACCTCCGAGCGCACGTCGATGCAAAAGGCAGCCTGCAACACAGGCCGCAACTCGGCAACCTTGATCGTCGAGGGTGCGGCGAGCGTAGCCGCGAGCTTCCGCTGTGCTGCCCGCTCGGCAGCAACCTGCAGCAACCCGTCAATGACGGTATCGAAATCCGGGCTGACCGGCTCGACATGCTTGTGTCGCACCTGCTGCCACTCGCGCTCGATCTCAGTCTTGTGCCGGGCATACAGCACCTCTTCGAAGACGAGCCGGATCGCCAGCAACTCGAGCGCCGTGGTATCCGTGCGGCCCTCGATCTCGGCCTTGAACTGGATGTGTCGCGCATACTGCGCCCAGCCGCCGACGGTCAGCAGCAGCTGGTGGAAATAGGTGCCGGGTTCGGCGCCGAGGCCCAGCGAAACGGCCGCCCGCTCGATCGCCCCGTCAGGGGTTTCCGGCGTTTCATCGACATGGATGCTGAAGCCCTTCAGCCCCAGGATTTCTGGCGTCAGATCATGGGTCGCAAAGGCACGCCAGGCGGCATAGAGCCCGTTGCGCCGGGACGCGGCCCAGAGGGCCTGCCCCTGGTCGAAGAAACCGGCTGCAAAGGTCCCGATCCGCTCGGAGACCAGCCCGGGCCAATCCTTGCCCGTGGCCCGCGCGGCAAGATCCGCGATCGTCGGCAGTGCGATAACCGGCTGCGGTTCTTCGCCAACGGCCGCCTTGAGCGCCGGCAGGTCGATGCGGTTGAAGAGCGCGCTCGACTGGAGGGCAGCGATCAGATCCTCATCGGTGATCTCCCCCTTGGCGATCTTGTCGGCATAGTGCTTGCGTGGCAAAGCGAGCCTGACGCCACCGATCCGGGCAAGCCGGGCCGCGGTGTGGTCCAGCGTTTCGCTGACCTGGCCGAGGAAGGGGTTGACGGCAACGGTCGCCGTCAGCGGCCAGGCCGGCGGGATCGCCCGCACCGCCTGATTGGCTGCCCGGGCAAGCGCTTCACCATGCAGTGTATCGACTGTGGTCATCTTGGTCATCGGTTCACTCTTTCACGAAAGCGGGCGTTGCGGAGGTAGTGCGTGGAAGCGTCCAGCCACCAAGCAGGCGATCGAAGAGGGCATTGACGTAGAGGCCGTTGGCGAGATGCACCCTGAGGCCCGCCGCTGCCGGATGATAGGCCCAGAGCGGGAAGAGCGACTGGGCGACCGCCACCACACCGAAGGTGACGACGGCCAGCAGCATCAGCGTCCATTCGAGCGGCCCTGGCTGTGGGGTTGCGGGCAGCGTGTCGAGCATCAGCTTGTCGGCGATCCGCTGCAGGGCGAAGTAGGCCGTGGCCGCTGAGATCGAGTAGAGCGAGGTCCGCCAGGTGAGCGCCCAGGGCGCCGCATCCGCCAAGCCTTGCGCGATCAGATAGGCAACGCCGAAGATCAGGATCGCTCCGAGTGCGAGCGCCTGCGGCGTCTTGTCCGCAAAGCCGAAGAGCACACCGATAACGGCGTAGATGGCCAGCGCCAGTAGAAAGGCGCGTCCGACAGCCTTCGCGTTGGGGATCGCGACCGGACCGGGGCGCCGGATCGAGGCGACCGTCTCGATGGCCGAACCGGATGCGAGGAAGGCATGCGCCTTGTAGAGCGAATGGGCGACGATGTGCAGAAGCGCGATCGGGAAGAGTGCCAGACCACATTGCAGGATCATGAAGCCCATCTGCGCGACCGTCGACCAGGCGAGCGAGGTCTTCACCGCCGACTGGGTGAGCATCACGAGACTGCCGAACAGCGCCGTGAAGCCACCGATCATGACCAGCACCGCAAGCACCACGGGGGCTTGCAGCATGACATCGGCAAAGCGGATCAGCAGGAAACCGCCGGCGTTGACGACACCGGCATGCAAGAGGGCAGAGACAGGGGTCGGCGTTTCCATAACTTCGGTCAGCCAGCCATGGGTCGGGAACTGCGCGGACTTCAGAAGCGCTGCGATTGCCAGCAGGGCCGCAGCGGCAATCGTCAGCGGCAGGCCCTCGCCCTCGCGGGCAGCGGCCAGAATGGTCGCAATGTCGCCGGTGCCGAAGGAGATGGCGAGCAGGATGACGGCGCCGATCAGGGCGGCGTCGCCGGTGCGCGAGACGATGAACTTTTTGCGCGCGGCGCGTTGGGCAGCGATCCTGCCAGGATAGAAGAGCAGGAGCTGATGCAGGAGCAGGCTGGTCGCAACCCAACCGACGACGAGCTGCAACAGCGTGCCGGACTGGACGAGCAGAAGGACGGCGGCAAGTGTCGCCGTCATCCAGCCGGTGAACTGACCCTGACGAACCTCACCGTCGAGGAAGGTGCCGGCATAGCGCAGCACCACCCATCCGATGAAGGACACGAGCAGCAGCATCACCATGCTGACAAGGTCGAGCCGCGAGGCGAACGCGAAGGGGCCGTAGCCGAGGGCCGGGCTCGTGCCCGGACCCTGCAGAGCGAGGACGGCGCCGGACAAAAAAACGACGAGCATGGAACCGAGGGCAGCGAATTCGACAACGCGGATCGCCCGGCGCGGGCGAAGCCCCGGCGCTTTGAATGCGTAATACGAGGCACCGGCAAGCAGGAGCGGTGCGAGAAGCGGCAGCATGTGGATCACTTGACGTCTCCGGTCTGGACCGCTGCTTGGGAGGAGGCAACGGCGATCTCACGGACCTGTTATCAGCGACGTGATCACAAGAAAAATTCATTGTTTCTCCGATTTCGTTCTATAAAATAGAACAATGTCCGAGCTGAACTATCACCACCTCCGCTATTTCCGCGCCGTCGCCCATGATGGAAATCTGACGCGCACGGCCGAACGGCTGAACCTGTCGCAATCGGCGCTCTCCATCCAGATCAAGCACTTGGAGGAGCGTCTGGGCCACGCTCTCTTCGAGCGTCGCGGACGACAGCTTTATCTCACGGAAGCCGGCCGCATCGCGCTCGACCATGCCGACACGATCTTTTCGGCCGGCGAAGAGCTAGTCGAAACACTGAAGGAAACAGGAAGAACCCGCCGCGCGATCCGCATTGGGGCGCTCGCGACCCTGTCACGCAACTTCCAGATGGAATTCCTGCGGCCAATCCTCGGGCGATCCGATGTCGACATGATCCTGCGCTCCGGCAGCACCAGCGAACTGCTCGGCGCGCTCGAAGCGCTCAATCTCGACATTGTCCTCCTGAATCAGGCGCCCATGACCGATTCCGTCACGCCCTTCATCGCCCAGCATGTCTACCAGCAGCGGGTCAGTCTCATCGGCAGGCCATCCTACGGCAAGCCGGGCGCTAACCTTGCCGACCTGCTGGGCGAGCATCCCGTCATCCTGCCCACGCTCGAAAGCGGCGTGCGCTCGCAGTTCGAGGCGCTTGTGGCAAGGCTGGGGATCACGCCACAGATTGCCGCCGAAGTGGACGACATGGCGATGATGCGTCTTCTGGCACGCGAAGGCGCGGGCCTTGCCGTTTTGCCGCCAATCGTCGTGAAGGGCGAACTTGAGGCTGGTACACTGGTGGAGTTCGATGCCCTGCCCGGTATGATCGAAGCCTTCTTTGCGGTGACCGTAAAGCGTCGTTTCCCCAATCCGCTCATCCGGCCGTTGCTCGAAGCGAATGGCGACGGCAAATCCACTGATGCCGGATCTACGTAAAGTTTGAGCGTATAAACGCTTGAAAAGGGGACATCGTGAAGACTTCCATAGCCATCATCGGAGCCGGCATCGCTGGTATCACCCTTGCGCAGGCGCTTGTCCCATACGCGAACGTCACCATTTTCGAGAAGAGCCGAGGCCTCGGTGGCCGCATGGCGAACCGCCGCCGCGAGGGTTTTGCTTTCGACCATGGCGCCCAGTATTTCACCGCACGTTCGCCAGCCTTTCGCGCGGTTGCGGAAGCAGCGGTTGAGGCGGGCCATGCCGGTATCTGGCCAAGGGCGGTGCACACGCTGAAGTCCGGCGGATTGCTGACCGACAATCGCCAACCGGAACCGCGGTATGTCGGCTTGCCCGGAATGAGCGGGTTTGCGAACGGACTGGCTGACGGTCTTGAGATCCGCAAGCAAACGACCGTTGCAGGGCTTCAGCAGTGCGGACATGGCTGGGCGTTGACCGACGGCGAAGGTCAGGATCTTGGCCGCTTCGACACGGTCATCTCCACGGCGCCGGCACCACAGACAATCCGGCTGATGCCCGAGACATTTTCCGGACACGACGCTTTGGCCATTGTCCGGATGAGTGGTTGCTTCACCCTGATGATCGGTCTCGACGAGCCCCTGCACCTCGACTTCCACGCCGCCCGTATCGAGGACGACATCCTGAGCTGGATCGCCGTCGAGGACAGCAAACCCGGCCGCCGAGACAAGCTGGCGCTCACCATCCACAGCCGCAACGATTGGGCTGAGGCAAACCTGGAACGCGACCGCGACGAGGTGAAATCGGAGATGCTTGCGTCGCTGAAGCGCCTGCTTGGACTAGACTTCTCGAACGCCGCCTGGCTCGACCTGCATCGCTGGCGCTACGCCAATGTCGAAGAACCCGCCAGCCAACCCTTCCTCTTCGATGAAGCCCTCGGCCTTGGAGCCTGTGGTGACTGGTGCCTCGGCAACCGGGTTGAGGCCGCTGTGGAAAGCGCCACCGCTCTCTCGACGAGAATGATCACTCGCCTGCAAGGAGCCTGACAATGTATCGCGATCCGGCGCTCACGAAACTTCTCACCTATGCCGGCGCCCTACCCTTTTGGGCGCTCGCTCTGGCCCAGGTGCTCGGCGGCGATCCAGCACTTACCGCTGAGGCCTTCATTGCCTACGGAACCGGCATCGCCTGTTTCATGGCCGGCACGCTCTGGAGCCAGGCACAGATCCGCACTCAGGATCCGAGGCTCATGCTGATCGTCAGCAATATTGCAGCCCTCGCAGCCATCGGCGGCCTGCTGGTCTACGCCCATGCTCCGGCCGTCACGATGGCATTGCATGTTACGGTATTTCTGGTCCTGCTTGCCGCCGATCTCCGCATTCACAGAAAAGGCGCCCAGCCCGCCTGGTATCTGGCACTTCGGCGCAATGTCACACTGCTGGTGATCGCCGCTTATGCCGTGGTCATGATCCTGACATGAGATTTTCAGGGTAAGTGCTGTAAGATAGCAATGAATTCCGCGAGGAACGGAGGCGTGCTGCGGGGCGCGCCGGATCTTGACAGGCGCGGCCAATGTGCGGGGGATCATGATGGGGAATGCGGGCGAGCAGAAGTTGAACGGCGGAGACGGTGCGGCAGCGCCGTTTCTGGCCGATGCGACGTATATGGCGGAACTCCGTCAACGCATGCTGAAATTCGCAAGCCTCCAGCTTGCGGATCCCGGCTTCGCCGAAGATGCTGTGCAGGAAGCGCTGGCCGGTGCGCTCCGCAACGCCGACGCCTTTGCCGGCCGTTCCGCTTTTCGCACCTGGGTCTTCGCCATCCTGCGCAACAAGATCGCCGACCAGATCCGCTTCAAGCACAAGCAATCGCAGATGATCGCCATGCCGCTTGGTCACCTCCCCGATGAGGATGAGCCTCGCTACTTCGACGCCAATGGCTCTTGGGCTCCGGAGAACCGCCCCAGTGGCTGGGGCAATCCGGAAGTCGAACTCTTGGGCAAGGATTTCTGGCGGGTCTTCGAAACTTGCCTCGATCATCTGCCGCCCGACCAAGGCCGCGTCTTCATGATGCGCGAATTCGTCGAGATGGACACAGCCGAGATCTGCGCCGAGGTCGGCATCACCACCACCAACATGCATGTCCTGATGCACCGCGCGCGGCTTCGCCTGCGCAATTGCCTGGAAGGACACTGGTTCGCGCCGGAGGAGAAATTATCATGATGTGCGACAAGGCGACCAAACTTGCCTCGGACAAACTTGACCGGCGCCTGTCCATTCCGGAGACCATCCGCCTGCGCCTGCATCTTGTCGGTTGCGATGCCTGCTCGGGCTTCGTCCGGCAAATCGGTGTGTTGCGCAAGGCAAGCCGCCGCTACGTCGCGACCGACGCCTCCGATCC
This DNA window, taken from Peteryoungia algae, encodes the following:
- a CDS encoding sigma-70 family RNA polymerase sigma factor, yielding MMGNAGEQKLNGGDGAAAPFLADATYMAELRQRMLKFASLQLADPGFAEDAVQEALAGALRNADAFAGRSAFRTWVFAILRNKIADQIRFKHKQSQMIAMPLGHLPDEDEPRYFDANGSWAPENRPSGWGNPEVELLGKDFWRVFETCLDHLPPDQGRVFMMREFVEMDTAEICAEVGITTTNMHVLMHRARLRLRNCLEGHWFAPEEKLS
- a CDS encoding zf-HC2 domain-containing protein, with protein sequence MMCDKATKLASDKLDRRLSIPETIRLRLHLVGCDACSGFVRQIGVLRKASRRYVATDASDPGET